In Brevibacillus brevis, a genomic segment contains:
- a CDS encoding GNAT family protein — protein MPIHLQGKKVILRDIRPDDLDVLYFWNYEADDRDHLNWNGPYKPLDPLTKEEFKAQPRYQESLALVDTDAPRTELMIEIDGELRGSVGRYWVSEVTNWCEIGIVIYDSRYWSNGYGSEAFQMWIDYLFANMNTVRLGIGTWSGNERMMKLAARCGMQLEARVRKARIVRGEYYDAIKMGMLREEWEALKQQRA, from the coding sequence ATGCCGATTCACCTGCAAGGGAAAAAAGTCATTCTCCGGGATATCCGCCCCGATGATCTGGATGTTCTCTACTTCTGGAATTACGAAGCAGACGATCGGGACCATTTGAACTGGAACGGGCCGTACAAGCCCTTGGATCCGCTCACCAAAGAGGAGTTCAAGGCCCAGCCCCGGTACCAGGAGTCGCTGGCGCTCGTCGACACAGATGCCCCTCGTACGGAATTGATGATCGAAATCGACGGAGAGCTGCGGGGAAGTGTGGGCCGCTATTGGGTGTCGGAGGTGACCAACTGGTGCGAGATCGGAATCGTCATCTACGATTCCCGTTACTGGTCCAATGGCTATGGCAGCGAAGCCTTCCAGATGTGGATCGACTATCTGTTTGCCAACATGAATACGGTGCGCCTCGGGATCGGCACCTGGTCTGGAAACGAGCGGATGATGAAGCTGGCCGCGCGCTGCGGAATGCAGCTGGAGGCACGTGTGAGAAAGGCGAGGATCGTCCGCGGAGAGTATTACGATGCGATCAAGATGGGGATGCTCCGGGAAGAGTGGGAGGCGCTAAAGCAGCAGCGCGCCTAG